Part of the Aquimarina sp. MAR_2010_214 genome is shown below.
TGATTATGCTTTCTTCTTATGGACAGGAGAAGTATAACATTGTTCAAAAAGGAGGCAACGGAATGGCTCCCAATGCTATCGATTTTGACGCTACTCAAAACGGAGCAAAAAAATCATCATTCTCTTCTCCAGAGAATTTTATGACAGAACACTTTGGTAAGGTATCAGGACAAGGAGTTATCATTACTGAAGTAGTTAAAGATGAATTAGGCTTTACACATTACCGTTTACAACAATCTATTAATGGGATTCCTGTAGAGAGTTCTATGTATTTAATCCACGTTAAAAATGGGCAAGTAACTTCTGCCAACGGAGAATGGTTTACGGCAACACCAGCTAAATCTTTTGCAAAAAGCAGTACGCTATCTTCTGATCAAGCATTACAAAAAGCAAAAGACGTAATCAAAGCAAAACGATACGTTTGGGAAGCTAGAGCTCCCAAAACTAACAACAAAACTTTCAATGATGAGAAAGTAAGTGGTGAAGGCAAATTAGTATACATCACTAAAAACAATGCAATGAATGCCAACGCATTGAGATTAGCTTACAAATTCGACATGTACTCTGTAGAGCCTTTTGGGCGTAAAGAAGTTTTTGTAGATGCTTCAACTGGTGATATTCTTTTTATTGAAGAAAAGATACACCACGTAGATGGTACTACAGACACAGGATATTATGGTCCTCAAAATATTACGGTTACCCAAAATGGTGGTCAATATGAAATGAGACAATCTGGTGATAGAAAACTTGCTCTGTATGACGTACAAGGAGCAGAAATTAGAGTAAATTTTCAAGGAGCAGCTATTGAACCTACAGGTTCTCCAATTTACTCTAGCCAAACTAAAGATTTTAGAATTGGTGGAGAGCAAAACCACAGAACAGCTGCATACTGGGGAGCAGAAAAAACCTGGGATATGTTTAAAAACGAGTTTAACCGCTCTAGCTATGATAATAGAGGAAGTAATATCAACATATATGTAAACGGAGCAGGTCGATATGGTGATGATAATGCTTTCTGGTCTGGTACCTGGATGTATTTTGGAAATACTAAACAACTTCAAGGAACTCCTGTTACTCCATTAGATGTAGTTGGTCATGAAATGGCACACGGGGTTACTCAAGAAACAGGTAAAATGGTGTATCAAGGAGAATCTGGAGCGCTTAATGAATCGTACAGTGATATGTTTGGATCTTTGGTAGAATACTATTCATTTAATAAAGTAGTAGATGCGAAAGTTTGGAAACTAGCAGACAAGCACCCAGACCCAAGACTTAAAAGAGATCTTTCTAATCCTAAATTACATAACCAACCTGATACGTACAGAGGTACTAAATGGGTATCAACTGCGCAAGGTTCTGCTGATAATGGAGGTGTACACACTAATAGCGGTGTAATGAACCACTGGTTCTATATTGTATCTCAAGGAGGAAAAGGATCTAATGATAGCGGAACAGCTTATGATGTAGAAGGTATTGGTATCGAAAAAGCAGGAAAAATTGCTTATCGTTCTTTAACAAATTACTTAACAAGAAGCTCAAAATATGCTCAAGCTCGAAATGCAGTAATTAATGCGGCTAAAGATTTATACGGTGCTAATTCTTGTGAATTAAAAGTAGCGACTAACGCGATGAACGCGGTAGGTGTAGGTGCTAAATTTACTGGTAATGCAAACTGTGATGGTGGCGGTGGTGACTGTTCTGCTGTAAGTGGAGTAGCAGCATCTAACGTTACTAAAAATGGTGCTACAATTAACTGGAACGCAGTTACAGGTATCTCTACATACACTTTTGAGTACAAAAAAACAGCAGATGCGTCGTATACTACATCTTCTGTAACAGGTACTAGCAAAACATTAGACGGATTAACCGTTGACACAGCATATGAAGTACGTTTAAAATATGCTTGCACAAATGGTGAAACTGCACCATACTCAACCGTAGTAAAATTCACTACTACTGCTGATGGTGGTGGAGGTGAATGTAAAGCCGTTACGGGAGTTAACTCGTCTAATATAACTATTAACTCTGCGACGGTAAGCTGGACTGGTGTAAGTGGAGTATCTGGTTATACTTTTGAGTACAAAAAAGCTACAGATGCTTCTTATACAACTTCTACAGTTTCTGGAGCTACTACTAACCTAACAGGTTTAGCTGCAAACACCAAATATGAAGCAAGAGTAAAATATACTTGTTCTACAGATGGTGGTACAGATCCTTGTGCTGGTGTACCAGCACATCAGTCAGGTCAGACATACCAAGTAGGCGATAAAGTTACTTATCAAGGGTATTTATATGAGAGAACAGCCTTCGAATGGAAACAACTTGGTCCATGTGGTACAACTGGTGGTAACCAGGTAGACGCCCCTTACTCTGCTGTAATAAGCTTTACTACTCTAGAAGATACTAATGGTAACAACTGTGATAATATTCCAGAATATCAACCAGGAAATACGTATCCTGTTGGATCTAAAGTAAAATACTACGGTACAATTTACGAAAGAACAGCTTCTGGATGGGTTAATGTTGGTTCTTGTGATTCTGTATTTTTTGCCTCAGCATTCGGAAATAACCTAAACAACACTACTGGATTTAATGTTTATCCAAATCCAGCATCGAAAGATCTTAACATATCTTTCAATTCTTTAGATAATGTATCTTCTCAAATCAGAATTGTTAATATACTAGGAAAAGTAGTATATAACAAAGAAGTAAAATCAACTTTAGGAAATAACACCATAAAGGTTGATGTATCTAGATTAAACTCTGGAATTTACTTTGTAAAGAGAGGAAATCAAGATGTGAAGAAAGTAATTATTAAATAGTAAGTTATTTGTGTAGTTATGAATATCAGCTAACTCTCTTATCTCGATTAGATTTAGCAACAATGAATCGCCTGGAAGTATTTCTGGGCGATTCTATTTTTATACTTTACTTAAGTTAACCACTTTAAGATATTGTATTTTAAACAACACTAAGACAACGCCAAAATATTCTCATAGGGTCAACTATTTTAGTTTAGGATTCTGATCACTACATGTATCTCACATTTTATAAATCTATTACCTATTAGTCAATCCTATTTAAAACTAAATAATATCAGAATTTAGGCTTTCAAAATAATCTGAAGGAGAAATACCGGCAATATCTTTAAAGTTTTTATAAAAAGAAGCTCTTGAATTAAACCCAGCTTCTTTTGCTAATGCAGTATTACTATATTTTTGATATTTCTCAGATTCGATAAGTGCTTTAAATTCTTCGACTCGGTAATGATTAAGATACATATTAAAGTTCTTATACTTCATTTCGTTAATAGTCTTAGAAATGATACGGCTTGACACTCCTACTCTTTTTGCAAAAGTTTTTAACGTCAAATCCTGATCCAGAAACGCTCTTTCATCTACCATATGCCTCTCTATTTCTTTTGAAACCCGCTCATACACTTCCTTACTTTCTTCTTGTTTACGTCTTGATAATTTTACCTCACTTTCAGATGTGATATTAACAATGTTAATTTGTATCAAACTTCCTATTGTAAAGTAATACAATAATAATAAAGCCAAACCATCAAGCACAAATCGTATATACTCACCTTCAAACGAAGTAATCACAGCACCAAATGCAATTAAATGATAACCAATGAATATCATACAGAATACAGCTAACCATACTAAAGATTTATATTTTACATCAGTATAAAAGAAAGGTAAAAACTTATTGTGATCCTTGACTACCAGTATCGTTCTCACACACATATAGATTATAAAAATAGTAGAAGAAAGCAAATCAAAATATAAAAACAAGACATACTCTATAGACTGTGCAAGATCTGGGTTTCCAATTACTTTTATAAGGAGTATAGAAAAAACAAGGAATTCTAGTATTGCGGGAATATAATATCGATACTTATTCTTAATCTCAATACCCGCAGTCTCTGTAGCATAGAAAAAAACGAAGACCATATTCAAAAAATTGAATGTAAATGGATTATACGATTTGAATAGTTCGTCCATATCCCATAATAACACAAAACTTAGCAATTCAATACAAAGAGAGATAAAGAAAAATCCCAAATACCTATTTATTTTTGGTTTTTTGGATTTATAGAAAAGTAAGATTAAGGCAACGATCAAGGATTGTATTCCTAGAGCCAAATAGAATATAAATAAAGTATCCATTATTTTTTAAAAAAAATTGATGCGTTAAAAAAAAATGATTTTTTGAACTAAAAAAACCTAAATATATATGATTTTTTGATTTTTTTTCACATTCATGCCTTGTGCATTAAACGAAAGAATGCATGATATATTGGTTAATACTTTTTTTTAAAAGTACTAACCATCATAAAAACCTATATGGTATCCTGATTTAAACTCTCAAAATAATCTGAAGGAGAAATCCCTACAATATCTTTAAAGTTTTTATAAAAAGAAGCTCTCGAATTAAACCCAGCCTCCTTAGCTAATGCTGTATTGCTATATTTTTGATACTTCTCTGATCCTATAAGCATTTTAAATTCTTCAACTCTGTAATGATTAAGATACAAGTTAAAGTTCTTATACTCCATCTCATTAATAGTTTTA
Proteins encoded:
- a CDS encoding AraC family transcriptional regulator; its protein translation is MDTLFIFYLALGIQSLIVALILLFYKSKKPKINRYLGFFFISLCIELLSFVLLWDMDELFKSYNPFTFNFLNMVFVFFYATETAGIEIKNKYRYYIPAILEFLVFSILLIKVIGNPDLAQSIEYVLFLYFDLLSSTIFIIYMCVRTILVVKDHNKFLPFFYTDVKYKSLVWLAVFCMIFIGYHLIAFGAVITSFEGEYIRFVLDGLALLLLYYFTIGSLIQINIVNITSESEVKLSRRKQEESKEVYERVSKEIERHMVDERAFLDQDLTLKTFAKRVGVSSRIISKTINEMKYKNFNMYLNHYRVEEFKALIESEKYQKYSNTALAKEAGFNSRASFYKNFKDIAGISPSDYFESLNSDII
- a CDS encoding M4 family metallopeptidase yields the protein MKKRLNILIAFAMMIMLSSYGQEKYNIVQKGGNGMAPNAIDFDATQNGAKKSSFSSPENFMTEHFGKVSGQGVIITEVVKDELGFTHYRLQQSINGIPVESSMYLIHVKNGQVTSANGEWFTATPAKSFAKSSTLSSDQALQKAKDVIKAKRYVWEARAPKTNNKTFNDEKVSGEGKLVYITKNNAMNANALRLAYKFDMYSVEPFGRKEVFVDASTGDILFIEEKIHHVDGTTDTGYYGPQNITVTQNGGQYEMRQSGDRKLALYDVQGAEIRVNFQGAAIEPTGSPIYSSQTKDFRIGGEQNHRTAAYWGAEKTWDMFKNEFNRSSYDNRGSNINIYVNGAGRYGDDNAFWSGTWMYFGNTKQLQGTPVTPLDVVGHEMAHGVTQETGKMVYQGESGALNESYSDMFGSLVEYYSFNKVVDAKVWKLADKHPDPRLKRDLSNPKLHNQPDTYRGTKWVSTAQGSADNGGVHTNSGVMNHWFYIVSQGGKGSNDSGTAYDVEGIGIEKAGKIAYRSLTNYLTRSSKYAQARNAVINAAKDLYGANSCELKVATNAMNAVGVGAKFTGNANCDGGGGDCSAVSGVAASNVTKNGATINWNAVTGISTYTFEYKKTADASYTTSSVTGTSKTLDGLTVDTAYEVRLKYACTNGETAPYSTVVKFTTTADGGGGECKAVTGVNSSNITINSATVSWTGVSGVSGYTFEYKKATDASYTTSTVSGATTNLTGLAANTKYEARVKYTCSTDGGTDPCAGVPAHQSGQTYQVGDKVTYQGYLYERTAFEWKQLGPCGTTGGNQVDAPYSAVISFTTLEDTNGNNCDNIPEYQPGNTYPVGSKVKYYGTIYERTASGWVNVGSCDSVFFASAFGNNLNNTTGFNVYPNPASKDLNISFNSLDNVSSQIRIVNILGKVVYNKEVKSTLGNNTIKVDVSRLNSGIYFVKRGNQDVKKVIIK